In a single window of the Armatimonadota bacterium genome:
- a CDS encoding pyruvate carboxyltransferase, producing the protein MATPWFTDRWFTSPHNYAEEVRAQLRFSPSLQFHDITLRDGEQQTGVVFNTDDKIRIAEKLAEVGVHRIEAGMPTVSRADEEAIKAIVRRKLGPKIFAFSRCMVPDIQRAVDCGVSGVVVEIPSSKHIIELAYGWPLQKAIDLSVEATKFAHEQGLQVVFFPIDATRSEPDWFVRLIEEVATHGHMDALVLVDTFGGSSPHAIQYFTRFVQSRINKPLEAHFHDDFGMAVANTLMALSLGVEVAHVTVSSLGERAGNCALEDLGLALLTLYGVDVGLRTEKFRELSKLVQELTGIHLPPNRPVVGDLLFKVESGIIASWLARLKETRPVELFPFHWDLVGHEPAEIVLGKGSGRDSVLYALSKIGRAVKPDDPRVDEILVRVKERSLAIRGLLSLDEFRSIVDAVG; encoded by the coding sequence ATGGCCACCCCCTGGTTCACCGATCGCTGGTTCACCAGTCCCCATAACTACGCCGAGGAGGTGCGGGCGCAGCTGCGGTTCTCGCCGTCGTTGCAGTTTCACGACATCACCCTGCGCGACGGCGAGCAGCAGACCGGGGTCGTCTTCAACACCGACGACAAGATCCGCATTGCGGAGAAGCTGGCCGAGGTCGGCGTCCACCGCATCGAGGCGGGCATGCCCACCGTGAGCCGAGCCGACGAGGAGGCAATCAAGGCCATCGTCCGTCGGAAGCTGGGCCCGAAGATTTTCGCTTTCTCCCGCTGCATGGTGCCCGACATCCAGCGGGCCGTGGACTGCGGGGTCAGCGGGGTGGTGGTGGAGATTCCGTCCAGCAAGCACATCATCGAGCTGGCCTACGGCTGGCCCCTGCAGAAGGCCATCGACCTCTCCGTGGAGGCGACGAAGTTCGCCCATGAGCAGGGCCTGCAGGTGGTGTTCTTCCCCATCGACGCCACGCGGTCCGAACCGGACTGGTTCGTGCGCCTCATCGAGGAAGTGGCCACCCACGGTCACATGGATGCCCTGGTCCTGGTGGATACCTTCGGCGGATCCAGCCCCCACGCCATCCAGTACTTCACCCGCTTCGTCCAGTCGCGGATCAACAAGCCCCTGGAGGCCCACTTCCACGACGACTTCGGAATGGCCGTGGCCAACACGCTGATGGCGCTGAGCCTGGGCGTGGAGGTGGCCCACGTGACGGTCTCCTCCCTGGGCGAACGGGCGGGCAACTGCGCCCTGGAAGATCTGGGGTTGGCCCTGCTCACCCTGTACGGCGTGGACGTCGGGCTGCGCACCGAGAAGTTCCGGGAGCTCTCCAAGCTGGTCCAGGAGCTGACCGGCATCCACCTCCCGCCCAATCGCCCCGTGGTCGGCGACCTGCTGTTCAAGGTCGAGTCGGGCATCATCGCCAGCTGGCTGGCGCGGCTGAAGGAGACGCGGCCGGTGGAGTTGTTCCCCTTCCACTGGGACCTGGTGGGGCACGAGCCGGCGGAGATCGTCCTGGGCAAGGGGAGCGGCCGGGACTCCGTCCTGTATGCCCTCTCCAAGATCGGGAGGGCCGTAAAGCCCGACGACCCGCGGGTGGACGAGATCCTGGTCCGGGTGAAGGAGCGCTCGCTGGCGATCCGGGGGCTGCTCTCCCTGGACGAGTTCCGCTCCATCGTCGACGCCGTGGGGTGA
- a CDS encoding GntR family transcriptional regulator, giving the protein MISLGDLASKARARRLTTAEHVADVLREAILRGVLQGGQQLQQDALAAQFGVSRIPVREALRRLDAEGLVTVYPHRGAIVSQLSVAEVEEIYEIRVTLECLALRLAIPRLTRADLDRAAAILDEIDQVDDIGRWSELNRSFHMTLYAPADRKRLLSLIATLRANVDRYHRIYISLMQHKAQSQREHRRILDACRRRRQEEAAEALERHLMTAAQGLIAYLKGGQAAAGGREAEAP; this is encoded by the coding sequence ATGATCTCCCTGGGTGATCTCGCTTCCAAGGCCAGGGCGCGGCGTCTCACCACCGCCGAGCATGTGGCCGATGTGCTTCGGGAGGCCATCCTGCGGGGAGTGTTGCAGGGTGGCCAGCAACTCCAGCAGGATGCCCTGGCCGCCCAGTTCGGCGTGAGCCGCATCCCCGTCCGCGAGGCCCTGCGGCGGCTGGATGCGGAGGGACTCGTCACGGTCTACCCGCACCGCGGGGCGATCGTGTCCCAGCTCTCGGTGGCGGAGGTCGAGGAGATCTATGAGATCCGGGTGACTCTGGAGTGCCTGGCCCTGCGCCTGGCCATCCCCCGTCTGACCAGGGCGGACCTGGATCGGGCGGCGGCCATCCTGGATGAGATCGATCAGGTGGACGACATCGGGCGCTGGAGCGAGCTCAATCGGAGTTTTCACATGACCCTCTATGCTCCGGCCGACCGGAAACGGCTGCTCTCGCTCATCGCCACCCTGCGGGCCAACGTGGACCGGTATCACCGCATCTACATCTCCTTGATGCAGCACAAGGCGCAGTCCCAGCGGGAGCACCGTCGGATCCTGGACGCCTGCCGGCGGAGGCGCCAGGAGGAAGCGGCCGAGGCGCTGGAGCGGCACCTGATGACGGCGGCCCAGGGGCTGATCGCCTATCTCAAAGGAGGACAGGCCGCAGCCGGCGGCCGGGAGGCCGAGGCCCCGTAG
- a CDS encoding branched-chain amino acid ABC transporter permease, producing the protein MLRWWSGILAAFLVVALLRVFMSLPFATEVVIFSIYVMGCNFLLGRVGFISFGQPAYLAVGAYATAFYLFYAGTNPYLGILAGLLAGVAVALLVGPLFVRLRSDYFALVNLALAVIMYYLMEKVLAKFTHGDNGLWFLTRMTATPVVNLTTPAGFFVFAFVVALVLWAFYKYLDETIYGACCLATKINEDKVRFLGYSNFAIRWLAFVIANTTTALAGSLYAVYFGFVSPEITGPHRAADPVVVTILGGVGTLYGPIIGTIVYTGMKDVLSRIIVNWEFFVGFLLVFIMLAGEQGLWGTLEALLRRVRRSGRRAPVPQETG; encoded by the coding sequence ATGCTGCGCTGGTGGTCCGGCATACTGGCCGCCTTTCTGGTGGTGGCCCTCCTGCGGGTGTTCATGTCGCTGCCCTTCGCCACCGAGGTCGTGATCTTTTCGATCTACGTCATGGGCTGCAACTTCCTCCTGGGACGGGTCGGGTTCATCTCCTTCGGCCAGCCGGCCTATCTGGCCGTGGGAGCGTACGCCACGGCCTTCTACCTCTTCTATGCCGGCACCAACCCGTACCTGGGCATCCTGGCCGGACTGCTCGCGGGGGTGGCCGTTGCTCTGCTCGTCGGGCCGCTCTTCGTCCGCCTGCGCAGCGACTACTTCGCCCTGGTCAACCTGGCGCTGGCCGTGATCATGTACTACCTCATGGAGAAGGTCCTGGCCAAGTTCACCCACGGCGACAACGGGTTGTGGTTCCTGACCCGGATGACCGCCACCCCGGTGGTGAATCTGACCACGCCGGCCGGGTTCTTCGTCTTCGCCTTTGTCGTCGCCCTGGTGCTGTGGGCCTTCTACAAGTATCTGGACGAGACCATCTACGGCGCCTGCTGCCTGGCCACCAAGATCAATGAGGACAAGGTGCGCTTCCTGGGGTACAGCAACTTCGCCATCCGCTGGCTGGCCTTCGTCATCGCCAACACCACCACGGCGCTGGCCGGCTCCCTGTACGCGGTGTACTTCGGCTTTGTCAGCCCGGAGATCACCGGTCCGCACCGTGCGGCCGACCCCGTGGTGGTCACGATCCTGGGCGGCGTAGGGACCCTCTACGGGCCCATCATCGGGACCATCGTCTACACCGGGATGAAGGATGTCCTGAGCCGGATCATCGTGAACTGGGAGTTCTTCGTGGGATTCCTCCTGGTGTTCATCATGCTGGCCGGGGAGCAGGGGTTGTGGGGCACGCTGGAGGCCCTCCTGCGGCGGGTCCGACGGTCCGGGCGCCGCGCTCCCGTGCCGCAGGAGACGGGGTAG
- a CDS encoding ABC transporter ATP-binding protein, which translates to MSRGRDGAVHDGDLLTVRGLNVAYGESKVLFDAHLTVGRGQLVTCVGRNGAGKTTLLRTIAGFLRPTSGSVIFDGSDIVGLRPYQIARRGLKYVPQDKRVFSDLTVRENLELASHASGDRNWEPVFEHFPRLRQLLDRKGGYLSGGERQMLMIGRALLGRPRLLLIDEPTEGLAPGLVEHLRDVLKQLSRTTTLVIVEQNLPVVSAISEKVYAVKEGRIVAEISDPEAIRANVCERYL; encoded by the coding sequence ATGTCCCGAGGGAGAGACGGGGCGGTGCACGACGGCGACCTGTTGACGGTCAGGGGGCTGAATGTCGCCTACGGGGAATCCAAGGTGCTGTTCGACGCGCACCTCACGGTCGGGCGCGGGCAGCTCGTGACGTGTGTGGGCCGGAACGGGGCCGGGAAGACAACGCTGCTGCGGACCATCGCCGGGTTCCTCCGGCCCACCTCCGGCTCGGTCATCTTCGACGGAAGCGACATCGTCGGTCTCCGTCCCTACCAGATCGCCCGGAGGGGGCTGAAGTATGTTCCGCAGGACAAGCGCGTGTTCTCGGACCTGACCGTTCGGGAAAATCTGGAGCTGGCCAGCCATGCCTCGGGCGACCGGAACTGGGAGCCGGTCTTCGAGCACTTCCCCAGGCTGCGCCAGCTCCTCGACAGGAAGGGCGGGTACCTGAGCGGCGGGGAGCGCCAGATGCTGATGATCGGCCGGGCGTTGCTGGGCCGCCCCCGTCTCCTCCTCATCGACGAGCCCACGGAGGGGCTGGCCCCCGGTCTCGTGGAGCACCTCAGAGATGTGCTGAAGCAGTTGAGCCGGACGACGACCCTGGTGATCGTGGAGCAGAATCTGCCGGTGGTCTCCGCGATCTCCGAGAAGGTCTACGCCGTGAAGGAAGGGCGGATCGTGGCCGAGATCTCAGACCCGGAGGCGATCAGGGCCAATGTCTGTGAGCGCTACCTCTAA
- a CDS encoding Xaa-Pro peptidase family protein: MGYHEFLQGYHEYQPRRVFSTTATDWQGRVDFTRMRADRLARAREQMERHNLGAMVLFVGENVRYVTGVWQGNWKNNIFIRYCVLPREGKPVLFETVGSDMVCAQIDAPWLEGEIRPAITWKWAEGAEPEMAQRMAQSVADVLQERGVARERIGIDVMDMMAYQALTGLGLNIVNAWPAMSAARVIKTPDELECLKIAAAHGDAAMWMAMHEWAKPGVRESEICARVNEFLYRSGFDFVYDIIVASGGNTSPYRRWHTDKIIRQGDLMIVDINAVGPGGYFIDFVRCWKVAAKPTPKEKDLYKRCYDSLYAGIEAMKPGATTADVAAKFPEYDDDKYGSVSLQQFAHSIGLSLYEGMWVSRAYSFKHPAPIKQNMYFAIETFSGFPGLEQTVRLEENICITDKGAERFTLCEHPAYWWE, encoded by the coding sequence ATGGGATATCACGAGTTCCTGCAGGGGTATCACGAATACCAGCCGCGCCGTGTCTTCAGCACCACGGCCACGGACTGGCAGGGGCGGGTGGACTTCACCCGCATGCGCGCCGACCGCCTGGCCCGGGCCCGCGAGCAGATGGAGCGGCACAACCTGGGCGCCATGGTGCTCTTCGTCGGCGAGAACGTGCGCTACGTCACCGGCGTCTGGCAGGGCAACTGGAAGAACAACATCTTCATCCGGTACTGCGTCCTGCCGCGGGAGGGCAAGCCGGTCCTGTTCGAGACCGTGGGCTCGGACATGGTCTGCGCCCAGATCGACGCCCCGTGGCTGGAGGGAGAGATTCGGCCGGCGATCACCTGGAAGTGGGCCGAGGGCGCCGAGCCCGAGATGGCCCAGCGCATGGCCCAGAGCGTGGCCGATGTGTTGCAGGAGCGGGGCGTGGCCCGAGAGCGCATCGGCATCGACGTGATGGACATGATGGCCTATCAGGCCCTCACCGGGCTGGGCCTGAACATCGTCAACGCCTGGCCGGCGATGTCCGCGGCGCGGGTGATCAAGACCCCCGACGAGCTGGAGTGCCTGAAGATCGCCGCGGCCCACGGCGACGCGGCGATGTGGATGGCCATGCACGAGTGGGCGAAACCCGGCGTCCGGGAGTCGGAGATCTGCGCCCGGGTCAACGAGTTCCTCTACCGCAGCGGCTTCGACTTCGTCTACGACATCATTGTGGCCAGCGGCGGCAACACCAGCCCCTACCGGCGCTGGCACACCGATAAGATCATCCGCCAGGGCGACCTGATGATCGTGGACATCAACGCCGTGGGCCCGGGCGGGTACTTCATCGATTTCGTCCGGTGCTGGAAGGTGGCGGCCAAGCCGACCCCCAAGGAGAAGGATCTCTACAAGCGCTGCTACGACTCGCTGTACGCCGGGATCGAGGCCATGAAGCCCGGGGCCACGACGGCCGATGTCGCGGCCAAATTCCCCGAGTACGACGACGACAAGTACGGCAGCGTCAGCCTGCAGCAATTCGCCCACAGCATCGGCCTGTCGCTGTACGAGGGGATGTGGGTCTCCCGGGCCTACTCCTTCAAACACCCCGCCCCGATCAAGCAGAACATGTACTTCGCCATCGAGACCTTCAGCGGCTTCCCCGGGCTGGAACAGACGGTGCGGCTGGAGGAGAACATCTGCATCACGGACAAGGGGGCGGAGCGGTTCACCCTCTGCGAGCATCCGGCGTACTGGTGGGAGTGA
- a CDS encoding branched-chain amino acid ABC transporter permease, with amino-acid sequence MAFWLGQTLNGLSFGALLFLMASGLSLIFGLMRIVNIAHGSYYLLGAYIGLTVVRRTGHFGLALLAAIVALALIGAVMQRLFLARFYRQEQAQVLLTMGFSFAFADLALWLWGGDPQRLATPAPLARAVTLGPAFFPAYRLAVLLVGAAVAVVIWLVLERTRLGAVVRAAVDDQEMARGLGINVAPILTGMFAFGAALAGFGGVMGAPFLGAYPGLDSDVLPLAFAVVIIGGLGSLKGALVGSMLVGVLDNFGKALFPELSYFTLFVPMAVILALRPTGLFGRG; translated from the coding sequence ATGGCGTTCTGGCTGGGCCAGACCCTCAACGGGCTCTCCTTCGGCGCGCTGCTCTTTCTCATGGCCAGCGGCCTGTCGCTGATCTTCGGGCTGATGCGCATCGTCAACATCGCCCACGGGTCTTACTACCTGCTCGGCGCGTACATCGGGTTGACGGTGGTCAGGCGGACGGGACACTTCGGTCTGGCTCTGCTGGCGGCCATCGTCGCGCTGGCCCTGATCGGCGCGGTGATGCAGCGACTGTTCCTGGCGCGCTTCTACCGGCAGGAGCAGGCCCAGGTCCTGCTGACGATGGGATTCTCCTTCGCCTTCGCCGACCTGGCCCTGTGGTTGTGGGGAGGAGACCCGCAGCGCCTGGCCACGCCGGCGCCGCTGGCCCGGGCCGTGACCCTGGGACCGGCGTTCTTTCCGGCCTACCGCCTGGCCGTGTTGCTGGTGGGCGCCGCCGTCGCCGTGGTCATCTGGCTGGTGCTGGAACGGACCCGACTGGGCGCCGTCGTCCGGGCCGCCGTGGACGACCAGGAGATGGCGCGCGGGCTGGGGATCAATGTGGCCCCGATCCTGACCGGCATGTTCGCCTTCGGCGCGGCCCTGGCCGGATTCGGGGGCGTCATGGGCGCCCCGTTCCTGGGGGCGTACCCCGGCCTGGACAGCGACGTCCTCCCGCTGGCCTTCGCCGTTGTGATCATCGGAGGGCTGGGAAGCCTCAAGGGTGCGCTGGTCGGCAGCATGCTGGTCGGCGTCCTGGACAACTTCGGGAAGGCCCTGTTCCCCGAACTGTCCTACTTCACCCTGTTCGTCCCAATGGCGGTCATCCTGGCCCTCCGGCCGACGGGGCTCTTCGGCCGAGGATGA
- a CDS encoding branched-chain amino acid ABC transporter permease: MRHRRRRAPWFLIGGGLALLLIPQLVPVYFTHLLILTLVYGLAAMSLDLLLGYTGLVSFGHAAYFGTAAYTMGVVAQRLQTGSLTAMGAGVLAAAVLAALFGLLAMRATAVYFLIITLALGMGTWGLAYRWVSMTGGDNGLPGIPAVDLGFGWPLRDPVALYYFILLVCAAAAFLLYRLTLSPFGLALQGIRESEGRMRMLGYNTWLHKYLAFILAGATGGLAGTLYAAYNGFVSPTDLHITASAEQVLMVILGGSGTLFGPVLGAGVVVFLRNLVSAYAQRWLLILGIVFIVTVLHAPEGLLGKALTLAGRRARPAASGTPEAAGARPGGVVAEQATEPEQEGA; this comes from the coding sequence ATGAGGCACCGGCGTCGTCGAGCGCCGTGGTTCCTGATCGGAGGGGGGCTGGCGCTGCTGCTCATCCCGCAGCTCGTGCCGGTCTATTTCACCCATCTGCTGATCCTGACGCTGGTCTACGGGTTGGCGGCGATGAGCCTCGACCTGCTCCTGGGGTACACGGGGCTGGTTTCCTTCGGGCACGCCGCCTACTTCGGCACGGCCGCGTACACCATGGGCGTGGTGGCGCAGCGCCTCCAGACGGGATCCCTGACGGCGATGGGGGCCGGCGTCCTGGCCGCCGCCGTCCTCGCCGCGCTCTTCGGGCTCCTGGCCATGCGGGCCACGGCCGTGTACTTTCTGATCATTACTCTGGCCCTAGGCATGGGCACGTGGGGGTTGGCCTATCGCTGGGTGTCGATGACGGGAGGAGACAACGGACTGCCCGGGATTCCGGCCGTAGACCTGGGATTCGGGTGGCCGCTGCGCGACCCCGTCGCCCTCTACTACTTCATCCTCCTCGTCTGCGCGGCGGCGGCCTTCCTCCTCTACCGGCTCACCCTCTCCCCCTTCGGATTGGCCCTGCAGGGCATCCGGGAATCGGAGGGGCGCATGCGCATGCTGGGGTACAACACCTGGCTGCACAAGTACCTGGCGTTCATCCTGGCCGGCGCCACCGGCGGGCTGGCCGGAACCCTCTACGCCGCCTACAACGGCTTTGTCAGTCCCACCGACCTGCACATCACGGCCTCGGCGGAACAGGTATTGATGGTCATCCTGGGCGGCTCCGGCACGCTGTTCGGTCCCGTGCTGGGGGCAGGGGTCGTGGTCTTCCTGCGCAACCTGGTCAGCGCCTACGCCCAGCGCTGGCTGCTCATCCTGGGCATCGTCTTCATCGTCACGGTCCTCCACGCTCCGGAGGGCCTGCTGGGGAAGGCCCTCACCCTGGCGGGGCGGCGGGCGAGACCGGCGGCTTCGGGGACGCCCGAAGCCGCCGGCGCGCGGCCGGGGGGCGTCGTCGCGGAACAGGCCACGGAACCGGAACAGGAAGGGGCATGA
- a CDS encoding C-terminal binding protein: protein MGQWKVVVTDYVFPSLDIEREVLGAIGAELVALQASREAELVPAVGDADGLLVCYAPVTRRVIEAARRCRVIARYGIGLDNVDLAAAAERGIVVTNVPDYCVDEVSDHALALLLACARRIVDLHDRVRSGRWDARDAVPIHRLRGQVLGLVGLGKIPRALAAKAQALGLEVIAADPYVDAETMKRLGVRKVELAELLAESDFVSVHAPLLPETRGLIGEDALRRMKPTAYLINTARGPIVDEQALARALREGWIAGAALDVLATEPPGPDHPLRGLDRVVLTPHVAFYSEESLQELQRKAAEEVARVLTGQPPRYAVSRVQPTMETRR from the coding sequence ATGGGACAGTGGAAGGTCGTCGTGACCGATTACGTCTTCCCCTCCCTGGATATCGAGCGGGAGGTGCTCGGGGCGATCGGGGCGGAGCTCGTCGCCCTGCAGGCCAGCCGGGAGGCGGAGCTGGTGCCGGCGGTGGGAGATGCCGACGGGCTGCTGGTCTGCTACGCGCCGGTGACGCGGCGGGTGATCGAGGCCGCGCGGCGCTGTCGGGTCATCGCCCGCTACGGCATCGGGCTGGACAACGTCGATCTCGCCGCCGCCGCGGAGCGGGGCATCGTGGTCACCAACGTTCCCGACTACTGCGTGGACGAGGTCAGCGATCATGCCCTGGCGCTCCTGCTGGCCTGTGCCCGGCGGATCGTGGACCTGCATGACCGCGTCCGGTCGGGACGGTGGGACGCCCGCGACGCCGTCCCCATCCACCGGCTGCGGGGACAGGTGCTCGGGCTCGTGGGCCTGGGGAAGATTCCGCGCGCCCTGGCCGCCAAAGCGCAGGCCCTGGGCCTGGAGGTCATCGCCGCCGATCCCTATGTGGACGCGGAGACGATGAAGCGCCTGGGCGTCCGCAAGGTGGAACTGGCGGAGCTGCTGGCGGAATCGGACTTCGTGTCCGTGCACGCGCCGCTTTTGCCCGAGACGCGCGGGCTGATCGGAGAGGACGCCCTGCGTAGGATGAAACCCACGGCCTACCTGATCAACACCGCCCGGGGCCCGATCGTAGACGAGCAGGCCCTGGCCCGGGCGCTGCGGGAAGGATGGATCGCGGGCGCGGCGCTGGACGTCCTGGCCACCGAGCCGCCGGGGCCGGACCATCCGCTGCGGGGGCTGGACCGCGTGGTGCTCACCCCCCACGTGGCCTTCTATTCCGAAGAGTCGCTGCAGGAGCTGCAACGCAAGGCGGCCGAGGAGGTGGCCCGGGTCCTCACCGGGCAGCCGCCCCGATACGCCGTCAGTCGGGTCCAACCCACGATGGAGACGAGGAGGTAG
- a CDS encoding branched-chain amino acid ABC transporter permease, with translation METQLVISGIIYGLSMGSIYFLLAIGLSLCFGLMRIISLDQLLYYSLGAYLTYTVQVATGQMWTAILVGACVAGAASLLVERIVFRRVYARDITFTMITSFGVLIGGVGTIKYIWGLIPRPAAIPIQAQVVLWGTPVPTYRLIVVALSVLVYLGIALFLNRTITGKAIRAGIEDVDHVEGLGIDVYRLFTVTFVLAGTLSGLAGGLHAPLIMVDPQMGLSALAFVFMVVIIGGLGSIKGTLVSAFLVGQVMSLGSLVYAPLAQMAPFAIMLGILLVRPTGLYGSPLLKR, from the coding sequence ATGGAGACCCAGCTGGTGATCTCCGGAATCATCTACGGGCTGAGCATGGGCAGCATCTACTTCCTGCTGGCCATCGGCCTCTCCCTGTGCTTTGGACTGATGCGCATCATCAGCCTGGACCAGCTGCTGTACTACTCCCTCGGCGCCTATCTGACCTATACCGTGCAGGTGGCCACCGGGCAGATGTGGACGGCCATTCTGGTGGGCGCCTGCGTCGCGGGCGCGGCGAGTCTGCTCGTCGAGCGTATCGTCTTTCGCCGCGTCTACGCCCGGGACATCACCTTCACCATGATCACCTCCTTCGGGGTGCTGATCGGCGGCGTGGGAACGATCAAGTACATCTGGGGACTGATCCCCCGACCGGCGGCCATCCCGATCCAGGCCCAGGTCGTCCTCTGGGGAACGCCCGTCCCCACCTACCGCCTGATCGTCGTCGCCCTCTCCGTGCTGGTGTACCTGGGCATCGCGCTGTTCCTGAACCGGACGATCACCGGCAAGGCGATCCGCGCGGGGATCGAGGACGTGGACCACGTGGAGGGTCTGGGCATCGATGTCTACCGGCTCTTCACCGTCACCTTCGTACTCGCCGGCACGCTCTCCGGGCTGGCCGGGGGGTTGCACGCGCCGCTGATCATGGTGGACCCGCAGATGGGCCTCAGCGCCCTGGCCTTTGTCTTCATGGTCGTGATCATCGGAGGCCTGGGCAGCATCAAAGGCACGCTGGTGTCCGCCTTCCTTGTCGGGCAGGTCATGTCCCTGGGGTCCCTGGTGTACGCGCCTCTGGCGCAGATGGCCCCCTTCGCCATCATGCTCGGCATCCTGCTGGTGCGGCCGACGGGGCTGTACGGGAGCCCGCTGCTGAAGCGATGA
- a CDS encoding ATP-binding cassette domain-containing protein, with protein MSTPGGAELLRAVGVTKRFGDLVAVNGVTYALRENEVAGIVGSNGAGKTTLFNLLTGYHLPDEGTILFSGQDITRYPPEKRIELGLMRSFQLTSTFDNLTTTDNLVLAYFRARYRPSLLSMVLTPRRRYWDEAPIEEALQNFDLWDVRHRLVRHLSLGEKRRLEIAMAVLADPRVLLLDEPLAGLSEAEIKGVLGVLRRHIGRQTILIVEHKVSQIAGFVERLTVMHDGRIIADGAYAETLHHPEVRRSYWQIGAAPG; from the coding sequence GTGAGCACTCCCGGCGGGGCCGAGTTGCTCAGGGCCGTCGGGGTCACGAAACGCTTCGGCGACCTCGTGGCGGTGAACGGCGTCACCTACGCGTTGCGCGAGAACGAGGTGGCGGGCATCGTGGGCTCCAACGGGGCGGGCAAGACCACCCTGTTCAACCTCCTCACGGGCTACCACCTGCCCGATGAAGGCACCATCCTCTTTAGCGGCCAGGACATCACCCGGTACCCGCCCGAGAAGCGGATCGAGCTGGGGCTGATGCGGAGCTTTCAGCTCACCTCGACCTTCGACAACCTCACCACCACCGACAACCTGGTGCTGGCCTACTTCCGGGCGCGTTACCGCCCTTCGCTGCTCTCGATGGTGCTGACGCCCCGCCGACGCTACTGGGATGAGGCGCCGATCGAGGAGGCGCTGCAGAACTTTGATCTCTGGGACGTTCGCCACCGCCTGGTGCGGCACCTCAGCCTGGGCGAGAAGCGCCGCCTGGAGATTGCCATGGCCGTGCTGGCCGATCCCCGGGTGCTGCTGCTGGACGAGCCCCTGGCGGGCCTCAGCGAGGCGGAGATCAAAGGAGTGCTCGGCGTGCTGCGCCGACACATCGGCCGGCAGACCATCCTGATCGTGGAGCACAAAGTCTCCCAGATCGCCGGCTTCGTGGAGCGGCTCACCGTGATGCACGACGGCAGGATCATCGCCGACGGCGCCTACGCGGAGACCCTGCACCACCCGGAGGTCCGGCGGAGCTACTGGCAGATCGGGGCCGCGCCGGGCTGA
- a CDS encoding amidohydrolase family protein produces MAATPVIDLHSHFFPRGFVELVRRRGQPYGATVSVRDGTERLTMPGHPPIPLGPQFVDVDARRAAVAEQGIDLQVLSLSPPMVYWAPPDLGRVLAEAFNDGIAEICRAYPDVFLGAATLPLQDVSLALREAERALGPLGMRGVYVGSSVRGVYLDDPQFAPLWEFAQSRAVPVFTHPQHHLDPEALGRFHLANTIGFPTETALMAARLIYAGVLDRYPDVPVILAHGGGVLPFVVGRLDHAHSRRPECRDAVAQPPSAYLRRFIFDTVTHSDRALRFLVDVVGAERVALGSDAPYDMAQTDPVGHVRRLRLPPEAAGAVLGGTAAKLLQVSVPVQREG; encoded by the coding sequence ATGGCCGCGACGCCGGTCATCGACCTGCACAGCCACTTCTTTCCCCGGGGCTTCGTTGAGCTGGTGCGCCGGCGGGGACAGCCCTACGGGGCCACAGTGAGCGTGCGGGATGGGACGGAGCGGCTGACCATGCCCGGCCACCCGCCGATCCCCCTGGGGCCGCAGTTTGTCGATGTGGACGCGCGCCGGGCCGCGGTCGCCGAGCAGGGTATCGATCTCCAGGTCCTGTCCCTGTCCCCGCCCATGGTCTACTGGGCGCCTCCGGACCTGGGCCGGGTGCTGGCCGAGGCCTTCAACGACGGGATCGCCGAGATCTGCCGGGCCTATCCCGACGTCTTTCTCGGGGCGGCCACGCTGCCGCTGCAGGACGTGTCGCTGGCCCTCCGCGAGGCCGAGCGCGCCCTGGGCCCGCTGGGGATGCGCGGTGTGTACGTGGGCAGCAGCGTCCGCGGCGTGTACCTCGACGACCCGCAGTTTGCGCCGCTGTGGGAGTTCGCCCAATCCCGCGCCGTGCCGGTCTTCACCCATCCCCAGCATCACCTGGATCCCGAGGCGCTGGGGCGCTTCCACCTGGCCAATACCATCGGGTTTCCCACGGAGACGGCGCTGATGGCGGCGCGGCTGATCTATGCCGGGGTCCTGGACCGCTATCCCGACGTCCCCGTGATCCTGGCCCACGGCGGGGGCGTGCTGCCCTTTGTGGTGGGCCGCCTCGATCACGCCCACAGCCGGCGACCGGAGTGCCGCGATGCCGTGGCCCAGCCGCCGTCGGCCTACCTGCGGCGTTTCATCTTCGACACGGTCACGCACAGCGATCGGGCGCTGCGCTTCCTCGTGGATGTGGTGGGAGCGGAGCGCGTGGCGCTGGGCAGCGATGCGCCCTACGACATGGCCCAGACCGATCCCGTGGGCCACGTGCGGCGTCTGCGGTTGCCGCCCGAGGCCGCGGGAGCCGTCCTGGGCGGGACCGCCGCCAAACTGTTGCAGGTCAGTGTTCCGGTGCAGAGGGAGGGGTGA